Genomic DNA from Neisseria lisongii:
GATGGCACTAGCTTGATCGTTAAGATCGCAGAAACGCCAGAATTTACTGGTATCAATCTGACCAACAAAGATGGTGATAAAGTTGACTTGGCTGTAGAAAAAGCAACACCTGCAACCAACAACGAAGAAAACAAAGCACCAACTTCAGCGTTGAACATCACCACTGGTGGTAACCCAACGCAAATCACTGGTGTAGGTTCTGTGTTGAACACCACTGATGTTGTAACCAACACCGGTGATGAGAAAGACGGTGATAAAGTAACCAAGCAGGGCGACATCAAAACAGAAACTTTGGTTAATTTGACCAACCTGCCAGAGAATATCCAAAACTCAGCAGCGACTGTTCGTGATATCGCTAACATGGGCTGGGTAGTGTCTGCCAGCGGCAACAACTACACCAACACTGTGAAGAATGCTAATAAAGTTGACTTCGTGGGTGAAGGTGCGGTAACTGTTACAGGCAAAAACGTAGGTGATACTCGTCAAATCACTGTCGCTGTTGATGAAGCGAAGATTGCTAAAGATACTTTAGCCAAACTGAAATTCAACAACGGTAGCAACACAGTGGTTAACGATGAGACTGTAAACGGTACTCGTACTGTAAGCTTTAATGTTTCCACAACTGGGTTGGCAGCTAACAAAGACGCTGATGGTAACAACAACGGTACTGTTTCTGTGGCTGTAGCTGCTGAAGGCGACAAACTGGTGAATGCCACTACCGTTGCTAACGCAATCAACAACGTTGGTTGGTTGGTTGAAGGTGGTGAACAACCTGGTGGTCGTCTGACAGGCAATCAATCAACCGAGCTTGTAAAAGCAGGTGAGAAAGTCGTCTTCAATGCCGGTAATAACATCGAGTTGAAGCAAGATGGTCAAAACTTCACTTATTCGTTGAAGAAAGATGTTGATTTGACTAACGATGGCAGCCTCAAAGTTGGCGGTGTAACCATCAATGCAAACGGTATTGATGCCGGCGGCAAGCGAATTACCAATGTTTCTAAGGGCGTTGCACCAACTGATGCAGTGAACAAGTCTCAATTGGACGAAGCGATTGCCGGCAGCAAAGTTACTGTTGAAGGCAAAGGCCCGATCACTGTAACCGCAGGCAACAACGGCACAACTTACACCGTGTCTGCCGAGACCACCAACTTGACACCTGCTGCCAACGGCACGCTGACTGTACCTGCTGCTGCAGATGGCGACAAGCTGGTGAATGCAACGACCGTTGTTAATGCAGTGAACAATGTTTCTTGGAGCGTGGGCGGTGCTGACGGTGCGAAAGTATCTGATGTCAAAGCCGGCAACCAAGTGAACTTTGTAAACGGCACAGGTACAACTGCTGTTGTGAAGAAAGATCCGGCAACAGGTGCGACCAATGTTACCTTCAACATCGCAACCGGCAATGTTAAGTTTGAAAACGGTCAAGCGATCGCTGCCGAGCCTAACAAAGTTGCCACCACAGGCGATGTGGCGAATGTAACCAACGGTGCAGTTGCAAACCTGACTGCCAAAGGCTTGAACTTCAAAGGCAATGATGGTGCTTCAATCCACAAAGATTTGGGTGATACCTTGACTGTGAAAGGTGGTGTAGCTAACACAACTACAACTCCTGTATCAGACAAAAACACCTATGTGGAAAACAAAGGTGGCGAGTTGATCGTTAAGATTGCCGAACGCCCAGAGTTCAAAGGTGTTAATCTGACTAACGGTACAAGCACCGTGAACTTAGATCCAGTAACCGATCGTGACGGTACAACTGCGTTGAACCTGAACAACGGCGGCGATCCTGTACGCATCAAAAATGTTGCACCGGGTATTGACGGCACTGACGCAGTCAATGTTGATCAGTTGAGAGGCGTGGCAGGCAATATCGCCAACCACATCAACGGCGTAGAAAACCGTGCCAACGCAGGTGTTGCACAAGCTCTGGCAACTGCCGGTCTGCCGCAGGTTTACCTGCCAGGTAAGAGTCTGGTTGCTGTCGGCGGCGGTGTGTACCGTGGCGAAAGCGGTTATGCTCTGGGTTACTCTACCATCTCTGATGGCGGTAACTGGATCATCAAAGGTACTGCTTCCGGCAACTCTCGCGGTCACTTTGGTGCAACTGCTGCTGTGGGTTACCAATGGTAATCTGATTTTCAGACGGCCTTAAACAGCCGTTTGAAAATCACCCGCCAAACAAATAGTTTGTCTGTTTGGCGGGAACAGCAAAAATGCAACAATCAAAAGTGCGGCTTTTTAAAGCCGCACTTTTTTCATGTTTGTTGTATGGATTATTAAGTGGATTTACTATAGTTGAAACACTATCGTGAATTCACTTTAAAAGTATTACAGCGTTATAGTGAATCAACCAAATTTCCAGCACACTCTAAACCCAACATGCCCGTCATTCCGACGAAAGTCGGAATTTATTTCAGCGGCTTAGGCAACTGTTTTTTCTTTACAGTTTCTGAATCTGACAGATGGATTCCGACTTTCGTCGGAATGACGGGGGTATCGGAAAATTGTATGGATTTTTAAGTGGATTCACTATAGCTTGCCTTGCCGTACTATCTGTATTGTCTGCGGCTCGCCGCCTTGTACTACTTTTAAAGTGAATCCACTATATAAATTTTCTGTGCGTTTCATAATTAAAGCCGTCTGAAAATCGCTTTGCTCGTTTTCAGACGGCTTTAATTTTAAAGTGAACCCACGATTTATCGAATCGCCTTAATGCAGGACTGAATCAGTGCCGGGCCTTGATAGATAAGGCCGCTGTAGATTTGGACAGCATTTGCGCCCAGTCGGATTTTTTCGGCAGCGTCTTGACCGTCGATGATGCCGCCGACACCGATAATCGGCAGTTTGCCGTCGATATGGGCGGCGAGCTGTTGCAGTACTTGGTTGCTTTTTTCACGCACGGGCAGGCCGCTCAGGCCACCTTGTTCGTTTGCCAGCGGGTCGTTTCTGAGCGCCGATTTGTCGATGGTGGTATTGGTGGCAATAATGCCGTCCATTTCCACGGCTTTGACCACGTGGGCGATGTCTGCGATTTGGGTTTCATCCAAATCGGGGGCGATTTTGACGGCAAGGGGAACGTAGCGGCCGTGTGCGGCGTGCAGGTGCGCCTGTTTGTTTTTGAGGGCTTCCAAGAGGGCGCTTAATTCGTCGCCGCCTTGCAGGGCGCGCAGGTTTTTGGTGTTGGGCGAGGAAATATTGACGGTGATGTAGTCGGCGTGGGCATAGGCTTTTTCCAGACAAATCAGATAATCGTCGGCGGCATTTTCAATCGGGGTAACGGCGTTTTTGCCGATATTGATGCCCAAAATGCCTTGGTAGCGGCTGGCTTCGATGTTGCGGATCATGGCATCGATGCCGTGGTTGTTGAAACCCATGCGGTTGATGATGCCTTGGTGCTGCGGCACTCGAAACAGGCGGGGCTGCGGGTTGCCCGGCTGCGGTTTGGGGGTAACAGTGCCGATTTCGATAAAGCCGAAACCGAGTGCGCCGAGTGCATCGATATATTCGCCGTTTTTGTCCAACCCTGCGGCAAGACCGACGGGGTTGGGTAGGGTCAGTCCCATCAATTCGGTGGTTTTGCCTTGGTTGCCGGCAATCGGCAGCAGGCCGAGTTTATGCAGAGTTTTCAGGCTTTTGAGGGTAAAATGGTGTGCTTGTTCGGCATCCATTTTAAACAGTAGGCTGCGGGCGATTGGATACATGGGAAACTTTCGGGCGGAAAATTAAAGATGTGCTATTTTACCGCAAATCATGGGCGGTGTATGCCGTCTGAAAACGAGCGCAGCGGGTTTCTACGCAGCTAAAATCGGGTTTTCAGACGGCCTTTGTTTTATTCGGCATATTCTGTTTCAGGCATAGCAGCCGGTGCCGAGAATGCAGGTTTTGTGTGCGCCGGTGGCGCGGGGGGGATTGCTGGGGGTGCGGTTGATCCAGCAGGCGGCGAGCCAGCCGAAGGCAGCGGCTTCGATCCATTGCGGGTCGAGGTTGAGCTGTGCGGTGCTGTGCAGGGTGGTTTGTGGGGCGAACAGGTGTTCGAGGTGCTGCATCAGGGTGTGGTTGCGGATGCCGCCGCCGCAGATATAGAGGTTTTTCACGCCGGGGGCGGCTTGTTGCACGGCATCGTAAATGGTGCGGGCGGTGTAGTGCAGCAGGGTGGCGAGTACGTCTTCGGGGCGTTCGCTGAAATCTGTTGCATTTGTTCCACTCGTTGTGGCGAAACCTGCGGTTTTAGCTTCGCTGAAATTCGTTTCACTCATTTTCAGACGGCTTTGCAGCCAGTCGAGTGAGAAGAGTTCCCGGCCGGTGCTTTTCGGGTAGGGTTGGGTGAAGTAGGGGTGGTCGAGCAGGCGTTCGAGCAGGGCGGGCAGTAGTTTGCCCTGTGCGGCTTTTTCGCCGTTTTTATCATACGGAATGTGCCAGATATGCTGCACCCATGCGTCCATCAGCATGTTGCCGGGGCCGGTGTCGAAGCCGAAAGCGTCGCTGTCGGGCGGTAAGATGCTGATGTTGGAAATGCCGCCGATATTTAAGACGATCCGGGTTTCTTCGGGGTGGCGGAACAGGGCTTGGTGGAAGGCGGGAACGAGCGGTGCGCCTTGCCCGCCTGCGGCCAAATCCCGACTGCGGAAGTCGCCGATGGTGAAAATGCCGCTTAATTCCGCCAGCAGCGGTAAATCGGCAAGCTGTATGCTGTAGGCGTGTTCGGGGGCGTGGCGGACGGTTTGGCCGTGGCAGCCGATGGCGGTGATGTCGGCCGGTGTCAGGCCGGTTTGGTCGAGCAGTTGCCGCACTGCTTCGGCGTAAAGCCGACTCAACTGCTGCGCCAATATCATGCTGCGGTGCAATTCGTTGTTGCCGGTGTTTTGCAGTGCCAAAAGTTCGCGGCGCAGGCCGTCTGAAAACGGGACAAAAGCATGAGCAAGGGCGGCTTGCCATTGGGTTCCCTGCATTCGGATTAACACGGCATCGGCACCGTCCATGCTGGTGCCGGACATTATGCCGATATAGTATTGGCTGTTCATGTTGGGCGGGTGTCTGAAAAATCAAAGGGCTATTTTAACGGCATTTCGGTCTTTGATACAGGGGCGCAACGGCGGGGCGTGAAAATGAAATAAAAAATGCAATAAAATCGCCAAAACGGTTACAATAAGCGTGTTTGGCTGCGCCCGGCGTATCAGTAGGCTGCGGTCTGGCCGGTTGTCGGGCGGCGGGTATTTTTTATGCTGGAAACGCTGCGTCGGAACAACGCAATAATTACGTTTCGCGTTTTGATTTTTAAAGGAATCCTTGCATGGATCACGCTCGATCGGGTATGAACTTGAAATTGATTAACACCCTGTTTGCCTCGATGTTGGTCGGTATGGTCGGCTATTTCATCTATTGGGGTTTGGGCTATACCCAGTTCAATCATGCACCTCTTTTTCTGCTGGCCACGCTGTTCGGCGTGTTTATGGCGTTTAATGTCGGCGGCAACGATATTGCCAATTCTTTCGGTACCAGCGTCGGTTCGGGTACGCTGACCGTTCCTCAAGCGCTGCTGATTGCCGCTGTATTCGAAGTCAGCGGTGCGGTGATTGCCGGCGGCGAAGTTACCGATACCATACGCAAGGGCATTGTCGATTTAAATGCCATCAATTTAGAGCCGATGCAGTTTGTCTATATTATGATGTCGGCACTCTTGGCGGCGGCGCTGTGGCTGCTGTTTGCTTCCCGCAAAGGCTTGCCGGTGTCCACCACCCATGCGATTATCGGCGGGATTGTCGGTAGCTCGCTGTGTTTGGCGGTGATGAGCAAAATCGATGCCGCTTCGCTGATTCAGTGGGGCAAACTCGGCGAAATCGCCATTTCGTGGGTTTTGTCGCCGTTGCTGGGCGGTTTGGTATCGTATCTGGTGTTTTCCCAAATCAAAAAATACGTTTTGGACTACAACGCTTGGGCGGAAGAAACCCTCAAGGGCATCAAGCAGGAAAAGAAAGCCTATAAAGAACAGCACCGCCTGTTTTTTGAAAACCTTGATGAAAGCGGCAAGGTCGAATACGCCACCAAAATGGCACGCGATGCGCAGATTTATGACGAGCCGGATTTCAATCCCGAAGAATTGCAGTCCGACTATTATCGGGAACTTTACAGTTTCGACCAACGCAAAAATAGCGTCGATTCCTACCGGGCCCTGCATTCTTGGGTGCCGGTGATTGCCTCGGTCGGCGGCATGATGATTTCCGCCATGCTGATTTTCAAAGGTTTGAAAAACCTGCATTTGGGCATGAGCAACATCACCAGCTTTTTGAGCATTTTCATGATTGGTGCGTTTATTTGGACCGCCACCTTCGTGTTCGCCAAAAGCCTGAAACGCAAAGATTTGGGCAAATCCACTTTCCAAATGTTCAGCTGGATGCAGGTATTTACCGCCTGCGGCTTCGCCTTCAGCCATGGTGCGAACGACATCGCCAACGCCATCGGCCCGTTTGCGGCGATTATGGATGTGTTGCGTACCGGCGACATTACCGCCCAAAACGACGTGCCGCCGATTGCCATGCTTACCTTCGGCATTGCCTTGATTGTCGGCCTGTGGTTTATCGGCAAAGAAGTGATTAAAACCGTCGGCACCAGCTTGGCGGAAATGCACCCCGCTTCCGGCTTCTCCGCCGAACTTTCCGCCGCCGCCGTGGTGATGATTGCGTCCATGATGGGCCTGCCGGTATCCAGCACCCATATTCTGGTCGGCGCTGTTTTGGGCATCGGCTTGGTAAACCGCAACGCCAACTGGGCATTGATGAAACCCATCGGCTTGGCATGGGTGATTACCCTGCCCGCCGCAGCGGTGTTGGCTGTGATTTGTTATTTGATTTTACAGAGCGTGTTCTGATGTTGATGTAGTGAATACACGATAGATACACAAAAGCCGTCTGAAAATGGAGTTATACCCGTTTTCAGACGGCTTTTTTATCGTGAATTAACCGAAAAGATACGACCCGAAGCAAGCCTTTTCCCAACCCTTTCCCGTCGGCGGGACGGGAAACCATGTGTTCTTTAAATTCCACATGAATGCCGTCTGAAAACGAGGGTAACGAGTTTCTGCGAAGCTAAAACTCATGCAACGAGTTTCTGCGTAGCTATAGTTAAAACACCGAATTTTCTGTACAAATCGGCAAGCTAATGACAGTCGGAATATGTGGTGGGTAACAAGCTAAGTTGGTCCACCTGTACTTTGTTCCCCGTCCCGCTGGCGGGAAGGGGCTAGGGGAAGGGTGGCTCGCTGTGGTGTCATATTTTTTCAGTTGATTTACTATAAAACCGTAGGTTTCGCCAAAACGAGCAAAAGTGAGTTTCTGCGCAGCTAAAATAGGAAAAAGATAGCCTGCGTTGTAACACTTTTAAAGTGAATTCACGATATATTGGATTAATTGAAAAGAGGACAACCCGTCAAACCTGTTTTTCAGACGGCCTGCGTTCAATTTCAGGGAAATTGACCCGGCTGTAAAAGCTGCCGTTGATTTGGGTGGTGTTGATGTGATACATGCGGTAGGCGTGGAACAGCTCTTTGTCGGGCGGTGTCGGATTGCGCCAAAAACCGGCAAGGTCGCTTTGGTCGGTCATGCCCGGAATATCGTAATGCGCCCGCCCCAAAACTTTGACCGGCATACCGTGAATCATCGCCGATAAACCGCTGGTGCTGTTGATGGTTACCATGCCGATACCGTGTGCCAGAAAAACGGGTAGGGGAACGTCATGCACATAGGTTACCCGGCCGGAAAGTTGCGGGTGTTGTTTGATAAAACGTTTGATGTCTTCGGCGTAGTCGATAAAGCCCCTGTCCATCGGGTGATGTTTGACAATCAGATGGGTGTCGGCGGGTGCATGTTCGGCAAACGAAGCGAGAACGTGCAGTAAAAACGAGCGTACCGAGTCGAAATCGCAATGAATACGCACTTGGCTGTCGTTGAAGACTTGTAGCGGAACAATAAAGAATTTGCCGAATACGCCGGCTTCCACCTGTTTGCCAAGGGTAAAATCTTCCAGCCGGTAGCTGAGGCGTTTGAAAGCCGATAAGGTCCACAAATGCAGATAATGGCAGAGCGAAGCCGAGCGGTGGTGGACATAGTTCGGATATTTTTTGCGGCCGGAACGGTTTTTCAGATAATACAGTGCCGCATTTTTTGCCATCGGCGTGAAACCGCCGGGAACGGTCGGCGGTGCGTGGTAGGTTTGCTCTGCCAGCTTCGGATATTGCTCAAGAAAGAAACCGGCTTCGCGTGGAAGTGGGGAATAGGCATTAACACCGGTTTTTTCCAGCGTAACGAAAAACGGGCGGAAATAACCTTCTTCAAATGCCCAAAAACCAACGCCTTGGCTTTCGCATACTTGGCGGGCAATGCGGTGATAGGGGCGGGTGTCGCCGAAACAGGCAACCGCCTGAATATGGTGGCGGCTCAGATAGCTGCCGAGAAATTCGGCAAATTCGTCCAAACCTGCGGTATAGGCGAGCGTGTGGGCGGTGCGTTCCGGATAAAAATATTCATCACCGGCATTGAAATTGAATTTATGTACGGTTTTGCCGTGTCGGTTGTGCAACCATGCGGAAAAATGACGGAAAAACGACCCTACCGGCCCTTGCAACAACAGAATGTTGTCGGCCGAGTCAATGAGTTGGTGCAAATGGCTGCGGATTGGGTGCGTCATTAACTTAATTAATATGTGGTATGTGTCGGTTATTCTTCAACCCTGTTTTTTATTTCGGAAGGGTTGTGTCGTTTTGGAAACGTATTTTTTATTAGGAAACCGCAAGTAAGGATATGTGTTTTTGGTAGGTTATCTAGGTAAGGATACGCTGAATCGGCGCATGGGCAAAGTGCTGTTGCGGTTTATTTTTTGTGGGCGTGGCGGTGGCAGAGATAATCGTTTGATTTTCCGCACGGCATAAGGCAGGGTGGAATGTTGTTTTTTTGCAAAAACGGAATGGAAAACACGGTAGGCCGTCTGAAAACTTGCTTTGCTTGTTTTCAGACGGCCTTGTGTCAGAAAGTAAAGGCTTCGCTAAGCGGTTTGCCGGCTAAGTCTTTGGCGGAGAGTTTCGGCTCACCTGAGAGCGGCCAGTCGATGGCGACGGTCGGGTCGTTCCAAATCAGGGAATGTTCGGCTTGGGGATTGTAGTAATCGGTGCATTTATAGACAAACTCGGCTTCGTCGCTTAAAACGTAGAAGCCGTGGGCGAAGCCTTCGGGAACCCACAGTTGGCGTTTGTTGTCGGCGGAGAGAACAGCGCCCGCCCATTGGCCGAAGGTTGGGGAATGGCGGCGCATATCGACGGCAACGTCGAAGACTTCGCCGATAATCACCCGCACCAGTTTGCCTTGGGTGTTTTCGCTTTGGTAGTGCAGGCCGCGCAGAACGCCTTTGCCGGATTTTGAATGGTTTTCCTGTACGAACGTGCGTCGGGC
This window encodes:
- a CDS encoding quinone-dependent dihydroorotate dehydrogenase — encoded protein: MYPIARSLLFKMDAEQAHHFTLKSLKTLHKLGLLPIAGNQGKTTELMGLTLPNPVGLAAGLDKNGEYIDALGALGFGFIEIGTVTPKPQPGNPQPRLFRVPQHQGIINRMGFNNHGIDAMIRNIEASRYQGILGINIGKNAVTPIENAADDYLICLEKAYAHADYITVNISSPNTKNLRALQGGDELSALLEALKNKQAHLHAAHGRYVPLAVKIAPDLDETQIADIAHVVKAVEMDGIIATNTTIDKSALRNDPLANEQGGLSGLPVREKSNQVLQQLAAHIDGKLPIIGVGGIIDGQDAAEKIRLGANAVQIYSGLIYQGPALIQSCIKAIR
- a CDS encoding anhydro-N-acetylmuramic acid kinase, with product MNSQYYIGIMSGTSMDGADAVLIRMQGTQWQAALAHAFVPFSDGLRRELLALQNTGNNELHRSMILAQQLSRLYAEAVRQLLDQTGLTPADITAIGCHGQTVRHAPEHAYSIQLADLPLLAELSGIFTIGDFRSRDLAAGGQGAPLVPAFHQALFRHPEETRIVLNIGGISNISILPPDSDAFGFDTGPGNMLMDAWVQHIWHIPYDKNGEKAAQGKLLPALLERLLDHPYFTQPYPKSTGRELFSLDWLQSRLKMSETNFSEAKTAGFATTSGTNATDFSERPEDVLATLLHYTARTIYDAVQQAAPGVKNLYICGGGIRNHTLMQHLEHLFAPQTTLHSTAQLNLDPQWIEAAAFGWLAACWINRTPSNPPRATGAHKTCILGTGCYA
- a CDS encoding inorganic phosphate transporter, with the translated sequence MDHARSGMNLKLINTLFASMLVGMVGYFIYWGLGYTQFNHAPLFLLATLFGVFMAFNVGGNDIANSFGTSVGSGTLTVPQALLIAAVFEVSGAVIAGGEVTDTIRKGIVDLNAINLEPMQFVYIMMSALLAAALWLLFASRKGLPVSTTHAIIGGIVGSSLCLAVMSKIDAASLIQWGKLGEIAISWVLSPLLGGLVSYLVFSQIKKYVLDYNAWAEETLKGIKQEKKAYKEQHRLFFENLDESGKVEYATKMARDAQIYDEPDFNPEELQSDYYRELYSFDQRKNSVDSYRALHSWVPVIASVGGMMISAMLIFKGLKNLHLGMSNITSFLSIFMIGAFIWTATFVFAKSLKRKDLGKSTFQMFSWMQVFTACGFAFSHGANDIANAIGPFAAIMDVLRTGDITAQNDVPPIAMLTFGIALIVGLWFIGKEVIKTVGTSLAEMHPASGFSAELSAAAVVMIASMMGLPVSSTHILVGAVLGIGLVNRNANWALMKPIGLAWVITLPAAAVLAVICYLILQSVF
- a CDS encoding capsule biosynthesis protein — protein: MTHPIRSHLHQLIDSADNILLLQGPVGSFFRHFSAWLHNRHGKTVHKFNFNAGDEYFYPERTAHTLAYTAGLDEFAEFLGSYLSRHHIQAVACFGDTRPYHRIARQVCESQGVGFWAFEEGYFRPFFVTLEKTGVNAYSPLPREAGFFLEQYPKLAEQTYHAPPTVPGGFTPMAKNAALYYLKNRSGRKKYPNYVHHRSASLCHYLHLWTLSAFKRLSYRLEDFTLGKQVEAGVFGKFFIVPLQVFNDSQVRIHCDFDSVRSFLLHVLASFAEHAPADTHLIVKHHPMDRGFIDYAEDIKRFIKQHPQLSGRVTYVHDVPLPVFLAHGIGMVTINSTSGLSAMIHGMPVKVLGRAHYDIPGMTDQSDLAGFWRNPTPPDKELFHAYRMYHINTTQINGSFYSRVNFPEIERRPSEKQV
- the rfbC gene encoding dTDP-4-dehydrorhamnose 3,5-epimerase encodes the protein MNILPTALPDVKLLEPKVFGDERGFFMETFRDEWFQTHIARRTFVQENHSKSGKGVLRGLHYQSENTQGKLVRVIIGEVFDVAVDMRRHSPTFGQWAGAVLSADNKRQLWVPEGFAHGFYVLSDEAEFVYKCTDYYNPQAEHSLIWNDPTVAIDWPLSGEPKLSAKDLAGKPLSEAFTF